A segment of the Amia ocellicauda isolate fAmiCal2 chromosome 5, fAmiCal2.hap1, whole genome shotgun sequence genome:
AAAGATAGACAAAAATTTCTTGAAAAGTGACTGACTGCATAAAAcatgattgacagttactcCAATGACTAATGCCAGCATTTCGAATCCTGTGTGGGAGTGGCTTGCTTCGAGTGGGTTTCATAACGCCCACCTTACAGTTCAGCttgaattttattttacttgcttCCAATTTAAACACCACATCATTTAGATTAATTTAGCGAGAAACCTCGTTTATTTTTTGCAAAAAGTAACTATAATATTACTCGAGTTAACACTCGAACACGTTATATTAACTCGTTATTAAGATGAGTAATATTACAATAGTGCATTACATTACTAATGTGTTACCCCCAACTCTGTTGACCCatagatatacatttttgtagGTATTGGATGTTTACATTAGCTCATTAAGTACGGATACATATGATATCATGCAATTAGATtctagatcagtggttctcaaccctgttCAAAACATGTTCTCCTGTAGATATGCATGTcttaaaaacactttatttatttacacccAAGACCGCTTATATTCTTTCTATGAACTTCATTGCCTTACTATCTTTTGCTTCTCTTACTTCCCagagaataaataaacttgaaatCCCCCATTTGATATTTTACCCTTCATTCCTTACAAAACTGAATCCAAGATGTATTTTTAAGACATCAACTCCATTGTCTGTGTGCTGGTCTGTCTGGCAGTTTCTTGGCATCTTCCACTGTTGACAGATGAATAAGTCTTACACTAATAAACtgagtataatttattttaaattgtcagGAAGATTGTGAACAGGCACCCCATAGATTTTGAAGTGGGAGTAGatagaaatggaaagaaaaggcTTGTTCTGGATGTTCTCAGATCCTGGTTATGTCATGGAGTAGAGTGTATGAGCtacaagtttaaaaataaaaaataaacaataattaaactTCAGTTTGCATTGTCTGAATATATGAAGTCTAGCACCATTTATTAATCAAAATGCATTGCATGTCATTTACATCCTACAGTCTAATGCAAAGTCATAAAAGGGAAGTATTTTGTAGATATTGCTCTACTGCAGTTGTAGGTGAAATTGGCTTTATAACGGTCATGTCTTAAAGAAGTTTAAAATTCCTGAGTTCAGTTTCACTTCCTTTTCTGACAGGGGAGATACCCTCGTTGTTTCTCCCAATACTCTTTCAGAAAACACCAAATaacaaacataagaacataagaaagtttacaaacgagaggaggccattcgacccatcgtgctcgttggtgttcattaatatctaagtgatccaaggatcctatacagtctatttttaaatgttcccaaactttcagcttctaccacatcgctgggtagtttattccagattgtgacgcctctctgtgtaaagaagtgtctcctgttttctgttttgaatgctttgaagcccaatttccatttgtgtccccgggtgcgtgtgtccctgctgatctggaaaagctcctctggttttggtgtggtcgatgcctttcatgattttgaagacttggatcaagtccccacgtagtctcctctgttccagggtgaaaaggttcaggtcctcagtctctcagtaggacattcccttcagacctggaataagtctggttgctctcctctgaactgcctctagagcagcgatatctttcttgaagtgtggagcccagaactgcacacagtatccagatgaggtctaactaacATCATCATGATTATCTTCAGACAAAAAACAGTGAATTGACTATCTTTCCAATATCTTTGATTTATTTCTCTCCAATGTGAGATTGAATACAATGGAAGAGGGGGAAACGTCTCTCCACATTTGCGTATTGTTGACTGTTCTACCAGGTGCTGTGGATtctacacattttaaatgtaatcagaTTTTTTCCCTTTGGTCTCATTTGGAGAAACTCGGGTCCCACGGCTTGATAAGCATGGCTGGGTAACACTGGGGCGGTCAGGGCAGTTTGTGCTTTTTCATCCTCAAGACTTTTCCCGTGTCTTTACAGGGTCTGTGGGGACCTCTGGGCTGCGGCCCGTGTTCTGTCCGGTGCACAAGCAAGAGGCACTGAAGCTTTTCTGTGAGACATGTGACAGGCTGACGTGTAGAGACTGCCAGCTGCTGGAACACAAGGAGCACAGGTAAATTCCTTGGGCCCATTCTCTCGCCTTTCCAATATAGGCTAATTTGGGGTATTTTTGGTACTGTGAATCTAGGGCTGAGGGTGGCATGGAACCCAGTCAGGAATTGCTAGGGGCTTCATCTCTCTGCCCCCTGTTGTCCTTCAGGGTATTTCCTCTCTGCCTTACTGGTGCAAATGTCAGCACGATGGCGACACCGAACAATGACCCTATTGGTGGCAGTAGTGTGATGGCACAATGTGGTTGAATTCACTGATTGTAGGGCCTATTTTCACTTCCCATCTATCATGGGTGGTCGGAGGCCGAACTCCCACTTTGCCAACCGAGGCTGTCTTTCTCCGTGGTGTACAATGCATACAGTCTGAGCAGATGGGAGAGAATGGGTGTGCCTGTTGCAAAGTGGTACATCAGCTATGGTAATGTACACTGCACATtgttggatttatttattagcagacgcctttattaatttaaatacatttcaatgtcTTCTCGTATGTATCCAAGTATTTGTAATTGCCCCCACCCAATATTGTCATGTCCTGgacctttttatttgtttttatcatcACAATGTTACATGACCACTATTGGGATCTTTTGAAGTTGCTGAGAATGTAAACAAACTGATTGACATCCTGTTTTAGCACATGTGCTTGCTTCGTCACTGTGTGCACTTCAAAACTGGTGCCTTGTCataccagtttttttttaaattgtgtatacatataatatTGCTCCCTGGTTATgcattgaaatatatttgataTGCAAACACTGTGTTCCATACAAAGCTAAATTAAAATCAGGATCAATATCTTTAAAAGGTTTTTTTGCATTTGGATTTTGATGAAATGGTTTCTTTTTGCAAGACAAATTAGTTGGAATTCTTTGTgcatttacatgttttattgATAACTTTAATTATCATTTTATGACATTTACGCAGTTTTCCCCCCAAATTATTCTTATTGCGTAAATATCTCAAGTATGTGTGATTTTCAGTGAGTTGTTCAAGTATTAAAGTGttattctttgtttatttttattgtatgcaACAGTTATGCAGAACTGGAATCCAATGCAATCTTCTGTGTAGGACTGTATATACTGATTCTCACAGTGCTGCAAAGCCATCACAAAAATGTGCCCATATTGCTAGATCCTTTATATGTAGGTCTTTGTGTTCCCAACAGCTGGCATACAAAAACCACTGGAGAAAACTTGATTTAATCCTTGGAGTGTGGTCCGCTTTACTGACAACTGCTAATCTGATCCTTTGCATGCTTCACTTGTTTTCCTTTTAGATACCAGTTTTTAGAAGAGGCTTTCCAGAACCAAAAAGGGATCATTGAGACATTCATGGCCAAACTTCAGGAGAAGAAGAATTATGTGCAGTATTCATCGGCTCAGGTGCAGAACAGGTACCAACGGCTGAATACTCCTATTGTGGGTTAAAATGGAGGAGGATGAAGCAGTAAATTCAATAATTGGTCGTATAAAGATAATAAAAAATGCTCTTCATTTTTTAAGCAAGTCAAATCTGTCATTGATGTTTGAACATCTTTTTAGGAAACCATATTTTAAAATTAGTGCAATATCATTGGTGTGAATGATAGCCAAGCAGGATCAAAACTCtcagtaatgtattttatacCTCCCATTTTAGGATAAAAGAAGTGAATGAAACTCACAGGAAGGTGGAGCATGAAATCAAGGTGGCTGTGTTCACACTCATCAATGAAATCAACAAAAAGGGAAAATCGTTACTGCAGCAGTTGGAGGTGTGTACACTGATAGCAGCGGGAAGTTGGCTTTGAATGTAATGTGCCGTGAGTTGATTTCAGAGTGTTAGATGGGGCAGAGGACTTGTGCATGTGATAGAGGCTAGGATGTGTGTTAAGTGTGTGTTAGGCAAATTTTAACTCCTTGTATAAATAAACACTGTGACATCTTGAAGGTTTTTCTTGCAGAGTACAGCTGTAGCACACTCTTCCCAAAAATGCATCTGGGAGTGTCTCCCTGGCATTACTCAAAGTTGCATTGGCACattttatgtattgtatattggtTCTATTCTGTAATTGAGTGGTGGTTAATTAAAACCCCACCGCTAGCTTCTGTGAAACCAATTTAAGTTTTTATTCTCATTTTGAGGGAAACCATCCTATAACTAGCCAGGGTGGGCGTCTTTTGCTGTTACAAGTACAGTTCAGCACAGTTCATGTGAAAATGGGacataatgtaaatatttaaacatacaaACTGCTCAGGTTTATATGGCAACCAGCCAAGAAACTGGACACCCAGTTATACAATTACATAGAAAACATAACTGCTTTTATGAACCAGTCCTATGTTCTGCTGCTAGGCACTATGGGAGCTTCATATGAGAACTCTGCAGCTGTTAAGCACAATGGCAAAACAAGGTCATGGATTAATAACCATTTTGTCTCAAATTATGTATTAAAATCATTAATTTGTTTGAGCCTGGTGAATCAGAATGAATATGAACAAGGTGGTGAGAGCGTGAGTGCCTGTGTGGCGTTCTGCTTCACTGCCCCTGACTCCAGGGGCACCCTACCCGTGGCTAGTTTCCCCAGCACCTATTCCCCTCTCCTGCTCCTGCAGAGTGTGACGAAGGAGCGCAACGTGAAGCTGTTGCACCAGCAGCGTGACATCAACAGCCTGGCCCAGCAGATCATGCACGTCCTTGGCTTTGCCAACTGGGCCATCAACAGTGGCACGAGCACCGCTCTGCTGTACAGCAAGAGACTGGTAAGGGCTTCGGGTTTACCTCGCACAGCTTCCTATTCTGATTTTGAGGGAGACATCAGGAATTGTTCTCCTCTACACACACTTGAGTACCATGCCATGGTGGTTTTGTGAAGTTAATAATATACCATAATCTCTTGATTCTCAAGGGTAAACACTACGTGTATGTTACAGGTCATGTGCTTTCTGCAGTGAATTCAGTTAATCTTTTAACATGGAATGAGTGTcggcagtgtggagtagtggttagggctctggactctgtagtggagggttgtgggttcactgctgctgtacccttgagcagggtactttacctagattgctccagtaaatgcccagctgtgttTTGGGTACAaatgaatgtaaaaataatgtgatatgttgtaacaattgtaagtcaccctggataaagggtgtctgctaagaaatcgggtaataataaataataatgtttggaACCTTGCGAGTTAAGATGCTTGAGtcttaatgtaatgtaaaacattttcagctatgattgttttttaaatggaaaaggaATCCATTGTTTGTTGACAGCCTCAAGTAATTGACACGGAATactggatttgttttttgtgccTCTCCCAGTACATTTTAAACTGCTTATTGATTCACCTCTCCCGATAAACCTGTTTCTAAGGAAACTGAAGGATAACCTGTTACTGATATCCCCTAGAGACAAAATCCTTGACCAGCGCAGTGAAGATTTTGACTTGTGCCGTCTCCCTCAAACAGCTCTCCAGTGAACCTAGTTGTCAGAGGTCAAGAGTACCAGAGTGATTTTTCCAtttgatttgaaaaaaataagcacATCTCCTTCTCTCCAGATCACATTCCAgctcagacacatcctgaaggCCCGCTGTGACACCGTGCCTCCAGCCAATGGGGCGGTGCGCTTTTTTTGTGACCCCACCTTCTGGGCCAAGAACGTCGTTAACCTGGGTGAGCCTGCGCCACTTCAAACCCTTTGAAGCTAACCGGTTTCCCGTTtgtgttttctctctgtgtcaaACGCTGTCCAAAGTAGTGCTGTTTAAAATGGAGGGTTAATAAGGAACCCATCCaacaaaaagataaataaatgaccAGAAGAAAAGAGGAAGAATACCTCTGATAACACATTTGCTTTTCTGTTGCTTTTTTGGTTTAGGTAACCTGGTGATTGAGAACAAGGCCCCTGTGGTCCACCCTCCCAACATGGTGGTGGGTCAGGTGCCCAGTGTGCCGAACCATGCGGCCAAACACCAGGGCCAGATCAACCTGGCGCAGCTGCGGCTCCAGCACATGCAGCAGGCGGCCTACGCTCAGAAGCAGCAGCAGATACAACAGCACATGCGCATGGCTCCCCAAGTGTCCCAGCATTCTCGGCAGGGGGGGCCGCAAATGGTTCAACAGCAAGTACGTGTTCTTGCAGTCTGCTCGTCTGTCCTCCATAGCATGTGTTCCCTCCATAGCACTGAACAAGTCTGAGTTGTGCTGAGCATCACCTCAGAGATCTTGCTCGAATTGCGTCACTTTTGTGACACAACTGTACAGTCATATTAGAGCTGATGGTTATCGCTCGCTAAAAAACATTGAACGGAACTgcaaaaacagcaaaaacaattCCACCCATGAAAATGGCTCTAATCCAGATACAGTAGAACTAGACAGACACTAGCCGACAAGCCCCCTTAGCTTTCGTATAGCTAGTGCACATTTTATAAAGGGATCAGGTTAGTcaaatatttttcctgttttccttTAAATCCTCTGTGTGCATCAGGGAACtcgattttaattatttaaaaagctggttGATCTTAAAAACACCACAAAACTGAGACCAGAAGAGAAGAGTTTTGAAGCTTTCTGATTGGGGCCTGTAAGACCTTTTAAGCTGCTAATTTgtttggtgatttgtttgttggaATTGCAGCTGGTGTCTCAGCAGCCGCCACGCTTGATCAGCATGCAAGCCATGCAGCGAGGAGCGATGAACGGAGCCGCCTTCCAGGCCCACCAGATGCGGATCGCGCAGAGCCAGAACCGCATGCCAGGCATCCCCCGGCACAACGGGCAGCAGTACCCCATGATGCAGCCGCAGCTTCAGAGACAGGTGGGCTCTTGCGGTGGGAGAGTTCCAGGCCGGGGGGGAAGCCACACACTCTTGTACGATTTGACTACATCGgtcagtttctctctctttctccctgagTAGGGGTTTGTGTACACCATAAAAATTGCCCAAGTAGTTATTAGGGACAATGACTTCAGTTGAACATGCTCTTGGCAGTTGATACAAATGAAGGACATTCATATGCAAAGATCTCCATCAGGGAGAATACTGGCTCTATTGGCACAGTACGAAATGAGTGGAAAAGGTTTGGAAAGTTCGGCCTCCTTGTGATTCCTCATGCACAACACTGCCACATGCTTCTCATCAGTTTCTCTAGTGTATTTTGTCATAGAAATCCGAGGTCTTGAACAGACACTTGGAGTCAGTTGTCCTGACCGTCTGcccccttctcctcctcctatCAGCACTCCAACCCGGGACACGCCGGCCCTTTTCCAGTGGCTTCGATTCACAACAGTGCAGCAAACCCCACCAGCCCCACCACGGGCAGCATGGCAAGTGCCAACCGAGGCCCGACCAGTCCCTCAGTGACGTCCATCGAGCTCATCCCCTCTGTGACGAACCCCGAGAACCTGCCCTGCCTACCGGACATCCCACCCATACAGGTCAGTGTAGCCCTCTGTAGACCGCTACACCCATAGCTAGTGATGCCAGAGAAGCTTCAGCTGGATTTTGGTGGTCTCGCTGACTAGGTTTTGACCCTACGCAGATATGTGGTGATGTCATGTTTCCTCATGAATATCACAGAAGAAAAgcagaggtggggtcaaggaaATGGGAAATTTTGCAAGTGATTTTGAATGTGATTAAACGGATTAAAGGGTGAAGCAGTGGTCTGGAAGGGATCAGTGATGATGCATCCACAGTGCATATGGTTGTTCGCTCATGATCTTAGCACTTTGTGTGAAGGTCAAAGTTAATCGCAAGGGCATATGATAGTAGGGGGTCGGGGTGTGGAGGCAGTCAGggctgagagagagatgtgGGAGGGAGGAGTTAGAGATTCCCCATTTCACTAAAACGTCTTCCCCTCCTGTTGAAAATGTCAAAAGACACAGGTGGTGAGGGAAGCTAGAGAAGATACTACAGGTGGTTGAGACGAGGGTAGTAAGAATGCAAATAGTCTATTCCACAGAGGTGAGAttgagtttttttattttcctctccCATTTCTTTGCCTACCCAgttgtgctgtttttgtttgcacTCTAATTAGAGGCAAGCTTTTTTGTAAATATTCACTAATAGGCTACAAGCCTGTAATATGATGATATTGGAAGCTACATTATTAAAGATTGCATTTCTAAAAGGTTACTCCAGAATTTATGTTGGTGATCAAGCTATAAAAAGACCTTTGTGAAAGCTGTCCTTCTCTGTTGCAGCTTGAAGATGCAGGGTCAAGTTCACTTGATAATCTGCTGAGCCGGTACATCTCTGCAACGCACCATCCTCCACTGGGCCCCTCGGGCAGCATTAACTCGTCTCCTGGCCCCTCCGCGCTGTCCCCTGGATCAACAGGTGAGTTTCCAGCCTGCTCCGTCTTGTGCTTGTGACACCAGTACCCACTGACTATCCTTGGAGTTAAGTTGCACAATTAGCCTAATTTAATTCAAATTCGATGTTCCACAATGTAAAAGCCCAGTAATCCCTCCCCATAAAACAGCCTGTATAGTTTTCTcccattttgtttagtttgcgTTCGTTTACATCTGCACTCTCATTGTTATATACAAagtacattgtttattttttcaacatGACCTTTTATCTGCCCTTCTATTTACTTATATATAAATCATCAGCATCAGCAGAAGCAGCCTTTATCGAtcaactgctggatgaaggcattCCCAAGATATTTCCTCTTGTTTCGATGTACAacgtctcttttccaggtcacgccAGAAAACCTCATCTCCCCATCTTTTACGTGGTGGTCTTCTAGCTcttttttaactttacagaagGAAAGATTAAAATggccacttatttatttattgacgtGCATGTTTAGATCTATTAAAATTGTATGGTTAAAAATACTCCCccaaaaattaaatgcaaatgtgGCATTCCTAGATTGAAAGGGGGGCTTAAATGACGTGTtcactttaaatatttgaacgGTTTAACTCCCTGCTCGAGATTATTTAATTAGCAACAGACATCGAGACGTAAAATCTTTCCCTACTTAGTATTGAAACTAAGCCCCTTCTATTTGTAATTAAGATTGGTGTAGGTTAGACCCATGACCCTGGCCCAGGAGAGGCCCAGTCCTACAGGCATCCTAGGCACCTGTAGGGACATGGATGCATGTGAACACATAGCTTCTCAGGGCTGTGTTTGCAAATCTGTGTAATATGTGGTGTAGGAGTCCTCAATGCTCATAAGTCCTTATTTGGTCCAGTTGTTCTGTAACCGGTCCGGGTGTTTTTGTCTTCTGCAGGTATATCGAATTCACACACACCAGTAAGGCCATCAAGTACATCTAGCACCGGGAGCAGAGGAAGGTAAGAGTCACTTCAGGTCATTTGATCGGTTGACCAATTTCTTCAGTTTCAGAATGTTTATCCTTTGTTTTTGGCTTTAAAAATGAGTGCTGTTAATATCCCTCATGTCAGCTGTGTCAGTCTTCTGTGTGGCTTTTACATTCTGTTCACTTTTGTTGCAGCATTTGTCCTTTTCTCTCACACAAAATGTAATGATTGGAGTGTATTTAACTGGAAATGCCATATCCTAAATAAAATGgaaccaagaaaaataaaaagacaaccaCACCAATCTCTGTACCTATAATAGTCGGCATCATTCTCTCTTAATACCCACTCTGATTAGCTAGtgttgtgtgcttttgtttttctcatacTGTTGTACAAGCTCCTTTGGGTCTTCGGTCAAAAATAATCCTTCCAAAGATGCAGACAGACGGCATCTTATCCAGCTCATGGGGGATTTAGCGGTGGCCTAAGGGATGAGGATTGATAATTTAAGAATATAAACCATATATAAAAAGTCCTTTCGGATCAGCTTGTTTATCCAGTTGGCAGTACCATAAGAACCTTCTCAAACCACTTCTAAAGAGATTGAATCCGTGTCATCCACTTATCCAGAGCtccttgtttttcattttttctttatctTGGACATATCATTAACATTTTTAGGGTTGTGACAACAAATGACTTTCAGCCCAGTCAACAATTAGGGGCCAAAGATGGGCTCAAGCCAAATATAGTAGGTGGGGTTTTAtcccaaaaacaaaagcataatgTCTGCATCATTCATAATTCCATTTCTGCTTGCCATGCTTGAAATTGAAAAGCAGATTTTAAAATCTGAATAATCCGAGGCACTCAACATCATTTAGGAATGGCAAGACCCTGATATACCAGCGTAGAGTAGGCCGTGCTTGGCTGTGATACTCAAGTTGGCTTAATGAATGTGGCACAGCTGCCCTCCGTCTGTCTCCAGCTGCGGCTCGGCGGGCCGGACGGCGGTGGCGTCTCAGGCGGTGGAGCAGGTGAAGATCAAGCAGGAGCCGGGCACCGAGGAGGAGTGTGGCTTCTCGGGGACGCAGGTCAAGCAGGAGCGCTGCGAGGATGGACGGCGCAGTGCCTGCATGGTAGGACCTCACATTTTACCTGCTGCCTCCATGCTGGGCTGGGGAGAGGTAGTCTCCTGTGCACACTTGGCTTCGAATGTATTTGCCAGTACTTTTTAAATTTCTATGCAACAGAATATCAAAGTGTAGTGGTTTTAGAAATTGCCAGGTGCAAGTTTAAACAAGTttattactaaaaaaaaaaaagtttaacccaGACCCTGCTTTcgcatgaagtgaagaaaataactagagttgtgagttggagaagcctttttaggtcttatctatcagaagtgattacatcttGTTAAAATACAGTTCTGCAAAATAAACTTACCACATGCATAATTAACATAGACCTGAGTTTATAACTTATGTTGCTGTTTGTGTTGATTTGGTGCTGCTCAGCATTCTTCAGGCAACAGTTTTAAGTCCTCAACCAAATAGCTATGCCCCAAAACACAACCTGTTACTGTTTTATCCGAATGAATCTCCTAAAGACAGTTGCTGATTGAAATAACCAAAAGACAATAGCAATAATACAACTCCAAGAAACAAATAAAGTAGTCCCCAGAAAGGAGTAAAAacaaactaatgattgcttTATAGACCAAACAGAATTAACATTAAACCattaacaatataaacaatatagaaaataaaagtaaaatgtccCACTACTAAACATCACTGGGTACTGCCTAAGCTGGGGCCTGTATTCTCATGCTAAATTAAGTGCGGTTCAGTCAAATTCCCTTTGCTTTATTGTGCTTCTCCTTGTGCTTTTCAGATGAGCAGTCCTGAGAGCAGCCTGACTCCCCCACTGCCCGCCCCAGCGCCAGCGCCTGCACCTGCGACCGCACCTGCGCCCGCACCGGCCCCCACGGACACCGAGATGGAGGCCCTGCGGACCCTGGAGGAGCACGTCAAGGTGGAGCCCACGGAGGCCGTGGAGAGCTGCCGGCAGCAGGCGACCCCTGCCCTCACCAACGGCAAGACCCCAACCCGCAGCTCGCTACACCGCTCGCCCAGGGCCGCCGGCGCCAACAGCGACAACAAGGACGACGACCCCAACGAGGACTGGTGCGCCGTCTGCCAGAACGGCGGAGACCTGCTCTGCTGTGAGATGTGCCCCAAAGTCTTCCACCTCACGTGCCA
Coding sequences within it:
- the trim33 gene encoding E3 ubiquitin-protein ligase TRIM33 isoform X4 — protein: MAENKGGGESESPANNTPAASGEDSDSPVVKESEGLVIIDPVPSGDEEGQPANRVSTPSRDGGGESSSSPGNSNTETSEPPGTGDTEVPTPGPSSEVSSPSPAAAAAAPAPPAPPINLLDTCAVCKQSLQSRDCEPKLLPCLHSFCLRCIPQPERQISLQVPSVHGQDTQIVNVMRCPVCRQEYKQTDLVDNYFVKDTSEVSNGSSENSSQVCTSCEDDASAVGFCVECGEWLCKTCIEAHQRVKFTKDHKIRKKDDVSSGSVGTSGLRPVFCPVHKQEALKLFCETCDRLTCRDCQLLEHKEHRYQFLEEAFQNQKGIIETFMAKLQEKKNYVQYSSAQVQNRIKEVNETHRKVEHEIKVAVFTLINEINKKGKSLLQQLESVTKERNVKLLHQQRDINSLAQQIMHVLGFANWAINSGTSTALLYSKRLITFQLRHILKARCDTVPPANGAVRFFCDPTFWAKNVVNLGNLVIENKAPVVHPPNMVVGQVPSVPNHAAKHQGQINLAQLRLQHMQQAAYAQKQQQIQQHMRMAPQVSQHSRQGGPQMVQQQLVSQQPPRLISMQAMQRGAMNGAAFQAHQMRIAQSQNRMPGIPRHNGQQYPMMQPQLQRQHSNPGHAGPFPVASIHNSAANPTSPTTGSMASANRGPTSPSVTSIELIPSVTNPENLPCLPDIPPIQLEDAGSSSLDNLLSRYISATHHPPLGPSGSINSSPGPSALSPGSTGISNSHTPVRPSSTSSTGSRGSCGSAGRTAVASQAVEQVKIKQEPGTEEECGFSGTQVKQERCEDGRRSACMMSSPESSLTPPLPAPAPAPAPATAPAPAPAPTDTEMEALRTLEEHVKVEPTEAVESCRQQATPALTNGKTPTRSSLHRSPRAAGANSDNKDDDPNEDWCAVCQNGGDLLCCEMCPKVFHLTCHVPTLLSFPSGEWICTFCRNLSKPEIEYNCDNLQHTKKGKTAHGLSPEDQRKCERLLLYIYCHELSVEFHEPVPSSIPNYYKIIKKPMELSTVKKKLQMKHTQHYQHPQDFVADVRLIFKNCAKYNEADSEVAQAGKVVALYFEEKLKELYADQSFPPTPDTEPEEDEEVTEDSDDDFVQPRRKRLKSDEKTLHIK
- the trim33 gene encoding E3 ubiquitin-protein ligase TRIM33 isoform X2; protein product: MAENKGGGESESPANNTPAASGEDSDSPVVKESEGLVIIDPVPSGDEEGQPANRVSTPSRDGGGESSSSPGNSNTETSEPPGTGDTEVPTPGPSSEVSSPSPAAAAAAPAPPAPPINLLDTCAVCKQSLQSRDCEPKLLPCLHSFCLRCIPQPERQISLQVPSVHGQDTQIVNVMRCPVCRQEYKQTDLVDNYFVKDTSEVSNGSSENSSQVCTSCEDDASAVGFCVECGEWLCKTCIEAHQRVKFTKDHKIRKKDDVSSGSVGTSGLRPVFCPVHKQEALKLFCETCDRLTCRDCQLLEHKEHRYQFLEEAFQNQKGIIETFMAKLQEKKNYVQYSSAQVQNRIKEVNETHRKVEHEIKVAVFTLINEINKKGKSLLQQLESVTKERNVKLLHQQRDINSLAQQIMHVLGFANWAINSGTSTALLYSKRLITFQLRHILKARCDTVPPANGAVRFFCDPTFWAKNVVNLGNLVIENKAPVVHPPNMVVGQVPSVPNHAAKHQGQINLAQLRLQHMQQAAYAQKQQQIQQHMRMAPQVSQHSRQGGPQMVQQQLVSQQPPRLISMQAMQRGAMNGAAFQAHQMRIAQSQNRMPGIPRHNGQQYPMMQPQLQRQHSNPGHAGPFPVASIHNSAANPTSPTTGSMASANRGPTSPSVTSIELIPSVTNPENLPCLPDIPPIQLEDAGSSSLDNLLSRYISATHHPPLGPSGSINSSPGPSALSPGSTGISNSHTPVRPSSTSSTGSRGSCGSAGRTAVASQAVEQVKIKQEPGTEEECGFSGTQVKQERCEDGRRSACMMSSPESSLTPPLPAPAPAPAPATAPAPAPAPTDTEMEALRTLEEHVKVEPTEAVESCRQQATPALTNGKTPTRSSLHRSPRAAGANSDNKDDDPNEDWCAVCQNGGDLLCCEMCPKVFHLTCHVPTLLSFPSGEWICTFCRNLSKPEIEYNCDNLQHTKKGKTAHGLSPEDQRKCERLLLYIYCHELSVEFHEPVPSSIPNYYKIIKKPMELSTVKKKLQMKHTQHYQHPQDFVADVRLIFKNCAKYNEMSRIIQVYDEKTEINAQADSEVAQAGKVVALYFEEKLKELYADQSFPPTPDTEPEEDEEVTEDSDDDFVQPRRKRLKSDEKTLHIK
- the trim33 gene encoding E3 ubiquitin-protein ligase TRIM33 isoform X1, whose translation is MAENKGGGESESPANNTPAASGEDSDSPVVKESEGLVIIDPVPSGDEEGQPANRVSTPSRDGGGESSSSPGNSNTETSEPPGTGDTEVPTPGPSSEVSSPSPAAAAAAPAPPAPPINLLDTCAVCKQSLQSRDCEPKLLPCLHSFCLRCIPQPERQISLQVPSVHGQDTQIVNVMRCPVCRQEYKQTDLVDNYFVKDTSEVSNGSSENSSQVCTSCEDDASAVGFCVECGEWLCKTCIEAHQRVKFTKDHKIRKKDDVSSGSVGTSGLRPVFCPVHKQEALKLFCETCDRLTCRDCQLLEHKEHRYQFLEEAFQNQKGIIETFMAKLQEKKNYVQYSSAQVQNRIKEVNETHRKVEHEIKVAVFTLINEINKKGKSLLQQLESVTKERNVKLLHQQRDINSLAQQIMHVLGFANWAINSGTSTALLYSKRLITFQLRHILKARCDTVPPANGAVRFFCDPTFWAKNVVNLGNLVIENKAPVVHPPNMVVGQVPSVPNHAAKHQGQINLAQLRLQHMQQAAYAQKQQQIQQHMRMAPQVSQHSRQGGPQMVQQQLVSQQPPRLISMQAMQRGAMNGAAFQAHQMRIAQSQNRMPGIPRHNGQQYPMMQPQLQRQHSNPGHAGPFPVASIHNSAANPTSPTTGSMASANRGPTSPSVTSIELIPSVTNPENLPCLPDIPPIQLEDAGSSSLDNLLSRYISATHHPPLGPSGSINSSPGPSALSPGSTGISNSHTPVRPSSTSSTGSRGSCPPSVSSCGSAGRTAVASQAVEQVKIKQEPGTEEECGFSGTQVKQERCEDGRRSACMMSSPESSLTPPLPAPAPAPAPATAPAPAPAPTDTEMEALRTLEEHVKVEPTEAVESCRQQATPALTNGKTPTRSSLHRSPRAAGANSDNKDDDPNEDWCAVCQNGGDLLCCEMCPKVFHLTCHVPTLLSFPSGEWICTFCRNLSKPEIEYNCDNLQHTKKGKTAHGLSPEDQRKCERLLLYIYCHELSVEFHEPVPSSIPNYYKIIKKPMELSTVKKKLQMKHTQHYQHPQDFVADVRLIFKNCAKYNEMSRIIQVYDEKTEINAQADSEVAQAGKVVALYFEEKLKELYADQSFPPTPDTEPEEDEEVTEDSDDDFVQPRRKRLKSDEKTLHIK